The Borrelia sp. HM sequence TATAAAACAGAATCTTCATTTAAAAAACCTTGCACTACTATATCTAAATAATAATCACCAGTAATATCTTCAAGATACATATTATAAGAACTTTTAGAATCAATATCTACCTGTGTTTTAAAAAGAACGACTGCTTCACGACTTTTTGGGTCAAAACCAATAATAAACAAATACGTTTTAAAGTCTGAAAAATTCTGGGCTAAAACCACTTGCTCAAAATAAATATCTAAATTTAAATCTTCTTGATGAACTGAAAGAATTTTATAGCCTTTAAGATCAACAAGAGAGCCAAAAACATCTTCTCCCCTATTTTCACTTATATCTATATTAGAATAGTCCACTTCACTAAGCTTTCGCATATCCTTATTAAAAACAATAAAACCTTTATTTTCTTTACCACACGAAAATAAACTAAAAAAAAGAAACAATACTAATTTTTTAAAACACATAATAAATGATTTTCATATATTATTTATCCCAACCTATCACCCTAATAGAAATAAGTGTCTTGAATATACAAACTAATTATTCATTTTCAACTGTAAAGAAAAGAATGCTTCATAAAAATTATCCTTAAAATCATTTCTATTTAAAACAGAATCTAAAACCAACTTATTATTTGCTTGAAAAAACTCATCAAAGAGACGATCTTCTTTAACTAAATCATCAAAATTCATATAAGAATTTTCATCTGAACGTAAATAAAATAAATAAACCCTACGATCTGCTAAAAAAGGATTAGACCACTGACCTTTTTTCAAACTAAAAATGATATCATAAAAATCTTTACTATTGCTAAAAGCTGACAACTCTTTTAAAGTATTAGGATAAACATTCATGTTATAAGAGAGATTAACAATATCATCTTTTAATGTTAATCTATGATTTTTAATAACTTGCATCAATTCAGTAGAATTAATCTCATCAAGAATACCATTAAGCTTATTCTCAAGGAAAGTTTCAATAACACTTGGTTCATAAGTTTCTATATAATTTCTAGCAGAGCTAATATCATGTTCTGAATCTTTATTAAAATCATAAACATCACTTAATACTTTGTATATCTCATATTCACCTCTATTCTTAGATTTAATAGGTTTAGTAAATTCATTAACCTTCAAAGAAAAAATTGCACCTAAATCTTCCTTTTTCTCAAACATAAGATCCAAATCAAAATAATATTTCTTAAAAGAAGCAACACCTTTAAAATTAGCCATATCTTTAGAATAAAATTTAGCAACTTCTTCAAAAGGAGTGCCCTTAGTCAATTTATCGTAAGCATCATTAGCATCATTTAAATTTTTCAAATGAATAGATGCAATATCTAAGCTTTTAAATAACTTTGAATTTTTATCGGCATAAGAAATTATCTCCTCTCTTGGAAAATCTTGATATGATAGCATAATATATGAAATATTCCTTCTAACTTCGCTCATAGACTTAACAGCATTAAGAATAGAATCTGACAACATAAAACTACTATTTAACAAAATTTTCATGTTAGAAGAGAGTAAATTTTCTACAACGTTGCTATGAATTTTAAATCTCTGATAATCAGAAACCTTTTTATATCGCTTGGGACTAAAATTACCCTTAGAATCTAAATAAGCAGGAGAATTCTTTAAAT is a genomic window containing:
- a CDS encoding peptidylprolyl isomerase produces the protein MHNRVNRTKEVVSKEVSSIDFNDRRVGKWGLLALILIVAGFIIVPLMSGVFDTIGSSKLKFGSYKRQPIYYEKDNKFAQYVNYYSNFYSNLTKNNNSVDIEYFIWNLAFMKYVEDIAFIDLAKTNGFYISKSILNKNLKNSPAYLDSKGNFSPKRYKKVSDYQRFKIHSNVVENLLSSNMKILLNSSFMLSDSILNAVKSMSEVRRNISYIMLSYQDFPREEIISYADKNSKLFKSLDIASIHLKNLNDANDAYDKLTKGTPFEEVAKFYSKDMANFKGVASFKKYYFDLDLMFEKKEDLGAIFSLKVNEFTKPIKSKNRGEYEIYKVLSDVYDFNKDSEHDISSARNYIETYEPSVIETFLENKLNGILDEINSTELMQVIKNHRLTLKDDIVNLSYNMNVYPNTLKELSAFSNSKDFYDIIFSLKKGQWSNPFLADRRVYLFYLRSDENSYMNFDDLVKEDRLFDEFFQANNKLVLDSVLNRNDFKDNFYEAFFSLQLKMNN